The DNA sequence CATAGCTGCATAAGCTCCCCACACTCTTTCCGTCCATTTGCGCTATTAAAAAATTTTTGTAATGGCAATGGCTTTTTGACTGTGTCTGTGTAAGCTTTTGTAGTTTTTCCAAGACTTCTGTATCATTATCTGTCCCAAAAAGCACATCAAAAAGACCCTTCTTTTTTCCTGCCCGTGAACTTTGTAAAATCATTTGTGCTAAAAAAGAAGCATCTTCAGCCGTAGCCTGTTTTATTTTAAGACTCATTGTTTTATCCAAACTTTAATTTTATCTATTTTACTCTTGACATCGTATAATAGTAATAGTACCATACTTTATGATAAAAAGTTTCTTAATTACAGCAAGTTTGTCAATTTTCTTGTTTTCTTCCCAGCAAATAGTGCTCGTTGTTGCCAATGATATGAACAGTTCATCGGCAAAACTCGAATGTTATGAGGGCTCAAACAAAGTCTTTGAGACGATGAGCGTCAATTTGGGGAAAAATGGATTAGGCTGGGGTGCAGAAAGCAGGGAATTTCAAAAAAAGCCTGATGAAGCGTTGAAATATGAAGGTGATAAAAAAGCACCTGCAGGGATTTTCAGCCTAAGTGCAATTTTTGGTTACGCTCCAAAAAGCAATTATAAAATGCCCTATCTTTATGCTGAGAAAAATCTGATATGTGTTGATGATACAAACTCAAATTTCTATAATCAGATAATTATGGCACAGGGAGATGAAAAAAGCTTTGAATATATGAAACGAAACGATGTCCAGTACAAAACAGGCATAGTCGTTGATTATAACAAAAAGTCAGCAAGAGGAAGAGGTTCATGTATATTTATGCATATTGAGCGTGCACCGAAGAGTCCCACTGTCGGCTGTACTTCCATGAGTGAAAAAGATATAAAAAAGATTGCCGGCTGGCTTGATAAGAAGAAAAACCCTGTTTTAGTGCAGATTCCAAAAAAATCCTCTAAAAAGGTTCTCAAACTTTATCCGCAGCTGAAAAATTCCGAATTGCTCAAATAAAAAGAGGATTACTCCTCTTCTTTAGACATTTTATCTTTGGCTGCAATACCCATAAGTGAAAGTCCTGTTTTTATACTCAACGCAACCATCAGCATGAGCTTTAAAAGCTTTGCTTCATCTTCTGTACCGATCATGCGCACATCATAATAAAACTTATGCAAAGAAGCTGCCAGAGATTTCAGGTAATCAGTTAATTTCTGCACCTGTCTTGTGTTAAAAGCATCTTCAATGATTTCAGGCAGCAAAAGTGCATCAAACAATAGTGTATCTGCATTTTCTCCAAGATTTTTCAAACTTGCATTTGCAATATCCTCTTTGGACACAGTTGCTTTGGAGAGCAGTGTCTGAATACGTGCATGTGCATATTGGATATAAAATATAGGATTCGAGCTGTCCTGTTTTTTAAACTCTGCCAAATCAAATTCGAGTGCGGTATCGCTCTTTTTCGATGCAAAAATAAAACGCAGAGCATCTGCACCTATCTCTTCGACTATATCACTCATAAGTATGACATTGCCGGCACGCTTACTCATTTTATACGGTTCGCCGTCTTTTAAAAGACTTACCATCTGAGAAAGCAGCACTTCAAGTTTTTTTGAGTCATATCCAAGATATTCAACTGCTGCCTTCACACGGGCAATGTATCCGTGATGATCCGCTCCCCAGATATTAATATAATGATCATACCCGCGTTCAAATTTTTGATTGTGATAGACTATATCGCCGGCAAGATAAGTCGGGCGACCGTCTTCACGGACAACAACTCTGTCTTTTTCATCACCTTTAGCCTCTGAAGCTATCCAGAGTTTGCCCTCTTTTTCATAAATGCCGTCGCCCATTTTTTGCATCACTCTGCCCCAGTCAG is a window from the Sulfurimonas hydrogeniphila genome containing:
- a CDS encoding L,D-transpeptidase family protein; the protein is MIKSFLITASLSIFLFSSQQIVLVVANDMNSSSAKLECYEGSNKVFETMSVNLGKNGLGWGAESREFQKKPDEALKYEGDKKAPAGIFSLSAIFGYAPKSNYKMPYLYAEKNLICVDDTNSNFYNQIIMAQGDEKSFEYMKRNDVQYKTGIVVDYNKKSARGRGSCIFMHIERAPKSPTVGCTSMSEKDIKKIAGWLDKKKNPVLVQIPKKSSKKVLKLYPQLKNSELLK
- the argS gene encoding arginine--tRNA ligase — translated: MKQRVSALLREKIGREVVLEKPRDRSFGHFATPIAFSLAKELRKSPMVIADELASSFEESEVFSKVEAVKGYLNFRLSEDFLAEYASWALENPAEFAKQEKNQKILLEFVSANPTGPLHIGHARGAVYGDTLYRLAKHLGYDITAEYYVNDAGNQIDLLGLSIQLYARDHLLDETVEYPESYYRGEYLDALARDAMEKFGREIFYDESRQKELALWAKDEVMKIIVKDLGDLNIFFDTFVYESTLYADWGRVMQKMGDGIYEKEGKLWIASEAKGDEKDRVVVREDGRPTYLAGDIVYHNQKFERGYDHYINIWGADHHGYIARVKAAVEYLGYDSKKLEVLLSQMVSLLKDGEPYKMSKRAGNVILMSDIVEEIGADALRFIFASKKSDTALEFDLAEFKKQDSSNPIFYIQYAHARIQTLLSKATVSKEDIANASLKNLGENADTLLFDALLLPEIIEDAFNTRQVQKLTDYLKSLAASLHKFYYDVRMIGTEDEAKLLKLMLMVALSIKTGLSLMGIAAKDKMSKEEE